One window of Entelurus aequoreus isolate RoL-2023_Sb linkage group LG06, RoL_Eaeq_v1.1, whole genome shotgun sequence genomic DNA carries:
- the hoatz gene encoding cilia- and flagella-associated protein HOATZ has protein sequence MAAPEPSSVNHEPPIDVLTVFSGSSPEDVSHARKLWSSLCMVPPLESRLVSADIPQRLPVSRPGRNVHSEPYIPEPPNPDAVQRRLEERQKYMSMAAQRKETLALLRRQREQRIQKELLSAAFRPKPPKDKVSQDETSEADMDKELVRQLD, from the coding sequence ATGGCCGCCCCGGAGCCTTCTTCTGTGAACCACGAGCCTCCCATCGACGTCCTGACCGTGTTCAGCGGCTCTTCCCCGGAGGACGTATCGCACGCCCGGAAGCTGTGGAGCTCCTTGTGCATGGTGCCCCCGCTGGAGTCCCGCCTGGTGTCGGCGGACATCCCGCAGAGGTTACCGGTGTCCCGGCCGGGGCGAAACGTCCACTCGGAGCCCTACATCCCGGAGCCGCCGAACCCAGACGCGGTGCAGCGGCGGCTGGAGGAGCGGCAGAAGTACATGTCCATGGCCGCCCAGAGGAAGGAGACCCTGGCTCTGTTACGAAGGCAAAGGGAACAGAGGATCCAGAAGGAGCTGCTGTCGGCGGCCTTCAGGCCCAAACCCCCTAAAGACAAAGTGTCCCAGGATGAGACCTCAGAGGCGGACATGGACAAGGAGCTGGTCAGACAACTTGACTGA